One window of the Acaryochloris thomasi RCC1774 genome contains the following:
- a CDS encoding TVP38/TMEM64 family protein, protein MKPSHWIALFVTALCAIFSGWLVTQAGIDWHSPQQWIQYLHGLGWIGILVFISFSAIAIVVSPIPSTPFTIAAGTIWGPIQAGIYGTIGIYLGSIIAYWIGRTWGRATVKVLTGKAIYLSKHRGEKYLGWVVMITHMIPVIPYDLISYGAGISGLSFIWFALPCLLGIMPCTFLLTHLGAAIMLNSSATLAIALVFIAVLGVLAWGVKRRNWFGLADVISFQ, encoded by the coding sequence TTGAAGCCATCCCACTGGATTGCGCTATTTGTCACTGCACTGTGCGCGATCTTTAGCGGTTGGCTCGTCACCCAAGCAGGGATCGACTGGCATTCACCCCAGCAATGGATACAGTATCTGCATGGACTGGGCTGGATCGGCATCCTCGTCTTCATTAGTTTCTCGGCAATCGCCATCGTCGTCAGCCCGATCCCAAGCACTCCCTTCACCATTGCGGCAGGAACGATTTGGGGACCGATACAAGCGGGAATCTATGGCACGATTGGCATTTATCTGGGGAGCATCATTGCCTATTGGATTGGTCGTACTTGGGGGCGAGCAACCGTTAAAGTTTTGACCGGAAAGGCCATTTATCTCTCAAAACATCGCGGGGAGAAGTATCTGGGCTGGGTCGTGATGATTACCCATATGATTCCGGTGATTCCCTACGACCTGATCAGCTATGGTGCAGGTATTTCTGGCTTGTCGTTCATCTGGTTTGCCCTTCCTTGTCTGTTGGGCATTATGCCCTGCACGTTTCTACTGACCCACCTAGGCGCTGCAATAATGCTGAACTCTAGTGCAACCTTAGCCATTGCGCTAGTCTTTATCGCTGTCCTTGGCGTTTTGGCATGGGGAGTAAAGCGACGCAACTGGTTTGGGCTAGCGGATGTGATTTCGTTTCAGTAG
- a CDS encoding cation:proton antiporter: MLQFSNPYYEIAAILTIAAGVGALAVRLRQPLIIAFIAVGILVGPAGLRWVASTDEVELFAKLGITLLLFVVGLKLDPHEIRAVGPVAIATATGQIILTGGIGYLMGLGLGLNNIEAFYVATALTFSSTIIIVKLLSDQREIDSLHGRIAVGVLIVQDITVIAVMIALTALTGDEGTVSLGQTIVEVLLKGAAFLGAIALFTRYILPRLLHSVARSPELLVLVAITWTVALAAEADTLGFSKEVGAFLAGVAIASTPYRVPISSRLVSLRDFLLLFFFIELGVNIDLQYLGQQVIPALIFSAFILLGKPLMVVVLMSIMGYRKYTSALTGLALSQISEFSLILASLGVGLGQIDKRILGLITLIGLITMGLSSYMIIYSHVIYPRLANWLDLLERKVIHPHHYEDPDSEWTPVDFIVFGLGRYGGSVVHDLCESGFTVLGVDFDPEVVSFWNRQGLRTLYGDADDPELAALLPLKETRWIVSTVPRCDVGLALLHTLQHHDYKGSVALTSHSQRDEEILLSAGANKVLLPFRDAAKEAARMLTHIEMSS, encoded by the coding sequence ATGCTTCAATTTAGTAATCCATATTATGAAATCGCGGCAATTCTCACCATTGCGGCTGGCGTGGGTGCGCTAGCGGTGCGGCTGCGGCAGCCATTGATTATCGCTTTCATTGCTGTGGGGATTTTGGTCGGTCCGGCGGGACTGCGCTGGGTGGCCTCCACGGATGAGGTAGAGCTGTTTGCCAAGTTGGGGATTACACTACTGCTGTTTGTGGTGGGTCTCAAGCTAGATCCTCATGAGATTCGGGCTGTGGGACCGGTTGCGATCGCAACTGCCACGGGTCAAATCATCCTCACAGGCGGCATCGGCTACCTGATGGGCCTGGGCCTGGGCTTAAACAACATTGAAGCCTTTTACGTTGCCACGGCCCTCACTTTCTCCAGCACCATCATTATCGTCAAACTGCTCTCTGATCAGCGGGAGATCGATTCGCTCCACGGTCGGATTGCCGTCGGCGTTTTGATTGTGCAAGATATTACCGTCATTGCCGTCATGATTGCGCTCACGGCCCTCACGGGGGACGAAGGAACCGTCAGTCTAGGGCAAACCATTGTAGAAGTCTTGCTGAAGGGAGCCGCGTTCTTAGGTGCGATCGCACTTTTTACGCGCTATATTTTGCCGCGACTGCTGCACAGCGTCGCTCGGTCTCCAGAGCTGCTGGTTCTTGTAGCAATCACCTGGACTGTAGCGTTGGCGGCGGAGGCTGATACGTTGGGGTTCAGTAAAGAAGTCGGGGCGTTCTTGGCAGGGGTTGCGATCGCATCCACCCCTTACAGAGTCCCTATCTCCTCTCGACTCGTCAGCCTGCGGGATTTTCTGCTGCTGTTCTTTTTTATTGAGTTAGGCGTCAACATTGACCTGCAGTATCTAGGGCAACAGGTTATTCCCGCCCTGATCTTTTCAGCTTTCATACTACTAGGCAAACCGCTAATGGTTGTCGTGCTGATGAGCATCATGGGCTATCGCAAATACACCAGCGCCCTCACCGGCCTTGCCCTCAGCCAGATTAGCGAGTTTTCCCTGATCCTGGCATCCCTGGGCGTCGGTCTAGGACAAATCGACAAACGCATTTTGGGCCTGATCACGCTCATTGGCTTGATTACGATGGGGCTGTCGAGCTACATGATCATCTACAGCCATGTCATCTATCCTCGACTAGCAAACTGGCTCGATTTGCTAGAGCGGAAAGTCATTCATCCCCACCACTATGAAGACCCAGATTCAGAGTGGACGCCCGTTGATTTCATCGTCTTTGGTTTGGGGCGCTACGGGGGCAGCGTCGTACACGATCTCTGCGAATCAGGATTCACAGTGCTGGGGGTTGATTTTGATCCTGAAGTGGTGAGCTTCTGGAACCGCCAAGGGCTGCGAACCCTCTATGGTGATGCCGATGACCCAGAACTGGCGGCCCTACTCCCCCTCAAAGAAACACGCTGGATTGTGAGTACAGTTCCTAGGTGTGACGTGGGCCTAGCGTTACTCCATACTCTGCAGCACCATGACTACAAAGGATCTGTCGCTCTCACCAGTCACAGCCAGCGAGATGAAGAGATTTTGCTGTCGGCAGGCGCAAATAAGGTACTGCTTCCTTTCCGCGATGCCGCGAAGGAGGCCGCAAGGATGTTGACCCACATTGAGATGTCCTCCTAG